In the Candidatus Methylomirabilis sp. genome, CGCGCCCCCCCCCGAGCCGATCAACCTGGGGCTCGACCTCCAGGGCGGGATGCACCTCGTCCTGGAGGTGGATGCGGCCCAGGCGGTCGCGAACACCGTTCTCCGGCGGGCGGCGGAGCTGCGGCGCGCCTTGGAACGGGAGGGGTTGAAGGGGGTCACGGTGGAGCCCGCGGGAGGGCGGACCCTGCGGCTTCGCTTCTCCGACCCCAAGGAGCAGGAGCGTGCCGAGACGGTCCTGGGCGCCTACCGGGAGATGACCCGGACCGCCGGGGAGCAGGCCGGAGAGCTCCTGCTCCGCGTGAGCGACGCCGAGGCGAGCCGGATCGCCGAAGCGGCCGTGGACCAGAACGTGGAGAAGATCCGCAACCGGGTGGACCAGTTCGGGGTGGCGGAGCCCCTCATCCAGCGGGAGGGAGGGAGTCGGATCGTGGTCCAGCTCCCGGGGATCAAGGACCCGCAGCGGGCCATCAACCTGATCGGGCAGACGGCCCTCCTGGAGTTCAAGCTGGTGGACGACCGGCACAGCCCGGAGGAGGCGCTGGCCGGGAAGGTCCCGGAGGGCTCCCAGCTCCTCTACGAGAAGGTCCTGGACGAGAAGGGGAATGTGGTCCGCCGGATCCCCTACCTCCTGGAGCAACGCACCCTCCTCACCGGAGACACCCTCACCTCGGCCGAGGTCCGGATCGACCAGAGGACGAACGAGCCGTACGTGGGCATCGAGTTCGACCGGGAGGGGGCGCGGATCTTCGCGGAGGTGACCGAGAAGAACGTGGGGCGCCGGCTGGCCATCGTCCTGGACGGGACCGTCTACTCCGCCCCCCGCATCAACGAGCGGATCCCCGCGGGCCAGGCGCAGATCACCGGGCGATTCACGATGGAGGAGGCCCGGGACCTGGCGATCGTGCTCAGGGCCGGGGCGCTGCCTGCCCCCGTGCATATCGTCTCGAACCTGACCGTGGGCCCCTCCCTCGGGGAGGACTCGATCGCGGCCGGACTGCGGGCCAGCCTGCTGGGGGGCCTCCTCGTGATCCTCTTGATGGGGGTCTACTATCGGGGCGCGGGCCTCATCGCCGTCGGGGCGCTCCTTCTCAACCTCCTCCTGCTCCTCGGGGCCCTGGCCATGATCCGGGCCACCCTCACCCTGCCGGGTATCGCCGGGATCGCGCTGACCATCGGCATGGCCGTGGACAGCAACGTCCTCATCTTCGAGCGGATCCGCGAGGAGCTCCGCCTGGGGAAGACGGTCCGGGCCGGCATTGACGCCGGCTACGAGAAGGCCTGGGTGGCCATCATCGACTCCCACGTGACCACGCTCATCACCGGGTTTGCCCTCTTCCTCTTCGGGTCGGGGCCGGTCAAGGGGTTCGCCGTCACCCTCACCCTGGGGGTGATCATCAACCTGTTCACGGCCATCGTGGGGACCAAGGTGGTCTTCGACTGGATGACGGCACGTTGGCACGTACGCCGCCTGAGCATTTAGTGCCGGGCCAACGAATTGCAGCTAGGATTCCAGGCGAGCCGCGGGTGGCGCCGGGCGCTGCCCCCGAGCGCCCGGGCGGAGTGGGACCCCCTCGGCCTCCTTTCGCAATGCACCGCATTGCGGAAGGGGCAGAGCGGGTGACGGAGCCCGGGCGCGAGTGGGGCCGGCCGGCGACAGGACCCGCGGCAGAACGGACTACCAGGACTGGTCCGGATTACTTCGAGTCGCCCTAGGGCGCATTCCGGTTTGGGATGGAACTCCTCACCAATACGAAGATTGACTTCATCGGCTGGCGGAAGGTGGCCTTCCTCCTCTCGGCGGGCCTGGTGCTCCTCGGCCTCGTCGCGCTCGTCCAGATCTGGCGGGGCGCGGCCAATCTGGGAATCGACTTCGCCGGGGGGACCGCGGTCCAGATCCGGTTCCGGGACCCGGTGGAGCTGGGCGCGGTCCGGGCGGTCCTGTCCGGGGCGGGCGCGGGGGAGAGTGACCTCCAGCAGTTTGTGGGGGGGCGCCGCGTGCTGGTCCGGCTCAAGGCGAAGGGGGAGTCACCCGCCGGGACTGCCCGACAGGTGGAGGAGGTCCTCCGGGCCGCCTTCCCCGAGAACCCCCTGGAGGTGGAGGCCTCGAGCGAAGTCGGACCGGTGATCGGCCGGGAGCTGCAGAAGGCGGCCCTGTGGGCCATCCTGTTCTCGCTGGTGGGGATCGTGGCCTACATCGCCTGGCGCTTCGAGCTCCGGTTCGGCGTTGCCGCCACGGTCGCGACGTTCCACGATGTCCTGGCGGTCCTGGGGGTCATCTTCCTCCTGGACATCGAGATCACCCTCCTCGTCGTCACCGCGCTCCTCACCCTGGCCGGCTACTCCCTGACCGACACCGTCGTCATCTTCGACCGCATCCGGGAGAACCTCCGGGCCCGGC is a window encoding:
- the secD gene encoding protein translocase subunit SecD, giving the protein APPPEPINLGLDLQGGMHLVLEVDAAQAVANTVLRRAAELRRALEREGLKGVTVEPAGGRTLRLRFSDPKEQERAETVLGAYREMTRTAGEQAGELLLRVSDAEASRIAEAAVDQNVEKIRNRVDQFGVAEPLIQREGGSRIVVQLPGIKDPQRAINLIGQTALLEFKLVDDRHSPEEALAGKVPEGSQLLYEKVLDEKGNVVRRIPYLLEQRTLLTGDTLTSAEVRIDQRTNEPYVGIEFDREGARIFAEVTEKNVGRRLAIVLDGTVYSAPRINERIPAGQAQITGRFTMEEARDLAIVLRAGALPAPVHIVSNLTVGPSLGEDSIAAGLRASLLGGLLVILLMGVYYRGAGLIAVGALLLNLLLLLGALAMIRATLTLPGIAGIALTIGMAVDSNVLIFERIREELRLGKTVRAGIDAGYEKAWVAIIDSHVTTLITGFALFLFGSGPVKGFAVTLTLGVIINLFTAIVGTKVVFDWMTARWHVRRLSI
- the secF gene encoding protein translocase subunit SecF, which translates into the protein MELLTNTKIDFIGWRKVAFLLSAGLVLLGLVALVQIWRGAANLGIDFAGGTAVQIRFRDPVELGAVRAVLSGAGAGESDLQQFVGGRRVLVRLKAKGESPAGTARQVEEVLRAAFPENPLEVEASSEVGPVIGRELQKAALWAILFSLVGIVAYIAWRFELRFGVAATVATFHDVLAVLGVIFLLDIEITLLVVTALLTLAGYSLTDTVVIFDRIRENLRARRRETLAETMNASINQVLARTLMTAVTTLLAVLALLLVGGEVLRDFALSLFLGIIVGTYSSWFVASPIVYEWRLAADRRRRRPA